The genome window GTACCCTGGGAGCTGGCCCACGGCCTGTCGATCCTGAAGATCGGTAACCCCACGCCGTTGCCGCAAAGCGAAGACGAACTGCCGACCCGGGTGCTCAAGGACGGCACCTTGCTCGGTTGTCGCAAATGGGAGCTGCTGGACCTGCTGTGGAGCGAGGCGCTGCTCAAGTGGATCGAGAACCTGCGCCATCACGCGCCGTTCGCCACCAACCCGGCGCTGGTGAAAATGGACAGCGACGTGGTGCTGGCCATCGCCGGCGACTGGGGCACCGGGCCGTTCGACAGTCACGCGCCGGCGGTGGCCGTGGCCAATCAGATGCAACTGGCCCAGGCTGACTTCACCATCCATCTGGGTGATGTGTATTACGCCGGCACCCATTCCCAGGAAGACGTCGACATGGTCGGCTGGCCCCAGGGCAAGCACGGCTCGTTCACCCTCAACTCCAACCACGAGATGTACAGCGGTGCCCACGGTTATTTCAAGGAACTGGCCAAGCGTTTTCCGGTGCAGCAAGGCACCAGCTACTTTGCCTTGTACAACGACGATTGGCTGGTGGTTGGCCTGGACAGTGCCTACGCCTCGGACGCGATGAACCTGTACATGGACGGCACCCTCAACACCCAGCAGATCGAGTGGATGAAAACCCTGCCCAAGCGCAAGAAGTTGATGGTGCTCAGTCATCATCAGGGCTTCGATATTTCCGGACACAACAAGACCGCCCTCTACCAACCGGTGTGCGATGCCCTGGGGCGTGAGCCGGACTACTGGTATTGGGGGCATTTGCATAACGGCATCTGCTACGCCACCCAGGGCGGGCTGCATGCGCGCTGCGCCGGGCATGGGGCGATTCCCTACGGCACCACCAGCGAGCTGAACGGGCATGCCCGGGTGCTGTGGTCGGAGACTCAATTGGCGGGGGACGAGGCGTATCCGGAGCGGGTGCTGAATGGGTACGTGAAGGTGCGGTTGGTGGGGGAGAACATCGAAGAGACGTTTTATGGGGAGGATGGCAGTGTGCGGTGGTCTTCCAAGTAGACGGTGAGTGTCAGGCCGTTATCGCGAGCAAGCTCGCTCCCACAGGTTTGTGAACGACACAGAACCCCTGTGGGAGCGAGCTTGCTCGCGATGCTTCTGACTTAGCCCTGGACCGGAACGCCCTTGAGGTACGGCGCTGGCTCGGCCCCGAGGTTGTTGAGCATGCGCTCGCTGTACCAGTCCACGAAGTTCACCACGCCGAACTCATAGGTCTTGGAGTACGGGCCAGGCTGGTAGGCGGTGGAGTTGATGCCGCGCTGGTTTTCTTCGGCCAGGCGACGGTCCTGGTCGTTGGTGGCGTCCCAGACCTGGCGCATGCGCGCGACGTCGTAGTCCACGCCTTCGACCGCGTCCTTGTGCACCAGCCACTTGGTGGTGACCATGGTTTCCTGGGCGCTGATCGGCCACACGGTGAACACGATGATGTGGTCGCCCATGCAGTGGTTCCACGAGTGCGGCAGGTGCAGGATGCGCATCGAGCCCAGATCCGGGTTCTTGATGCGACCCATCAGCTTGGCGCAGCCTTGCTTGCCGTCCATGGTCATCGACACGGTGCCCTTGAGCAGCGGCATGCGCACGATACGGTTGCGCAGGCCGAAGCTGGCGTGGGCGTAAGGGATCTTCTCGGCGTCCCAGGCGGCGGCGGAGGCGGCCACGTGGTCCTTGAAGGCCTGGTCGGCCCGCGGGTCGGTGACGTCGTCCCATTCCAGCAGGGTCTTGAGCAATTCCGGGTGCGAACCGCCGCAGTGGTAGCACTCGCGGTTGTTTTCCAGCACCAGCTTCCAGTTGGCCTTTTCCATCAAGGTGGTTTGCACCGCCACCTTGGTGTTTTCCATGTCGTACGGTTCCATGTAGTGGTTCAGCGTCGACAGGAAATCATCGATGGCCGGCGGATTCTCGGCCAGGCTGATGAAGATGTAGCCGCCCGCGGTCTTCACGTTCACAGGCTTGAGGCCGTACTGCTTCATGTCGAAGTCGGCGCCCATCTCGGTGCCGGCGAACAGCAGGCGACCGTCCAGCTCGTAGGTCCACTGGTGGTAGTGGCAGACCAGTTTGGCGACCTTGCCCTTTTCGCTGGTGCACAGCCGCGAACCGCGGTGGCGGCAGACGTTGTGGAAAGCGTGGACCACACCGTCGGCACCGCGAATCACGATGATGGGGTTCTTGCCGACTTGCAGGGTCAGGTAGTTGCCCTTGGCCGGGATCTCGCAGGTCATGCCGGCGATCAACCATTCCTTCTGGAAGATTTCCTGCATATCGATATCGAACAGGCGCTCATCGCTGTAGAACGGTTGTGGCAGCGAGAAGGTGCGCTCGCGCTCTTGCAGCATTTGCGCGGTGGCCTTGCGTGCGGGTTCCAGCGGATCGCCCAGGCTCAGGGTAGTGGTGTCCATCGTTTTATCCTCGTGGCCCTCTAAGCGGAGCCGGTGAAAATGACTAATCGGTTGTGCTACGCAAGGCAGAAAACTTTGTTTATCTGTTGGGGCGAGTGTGGGGCCGCGCAGGGGCCGAACCTTATCCATGGGCGACATGGCCCAATCTGTTCCCGACGCGCAAGCCCCGGTAGTTAAGGGCTGGTCGCGATAAGTATGTGAATGTCGCAGATAGGTAAATGGTCACCCAGGCGCCTGCGCACAATCGCCATCATGAAGGCCGACAGTCGGCCGTGGAGATCAGCATGTCCAATAACTTCCTGAACCCGGTCACTACCCAGACCTGGGCCAATGGCCGACATATCGTACGTTGCGTCAAAGTCATCCAGGAAACCTGGGATGTGCGCACCTTCTGCTTCATGGCCGATCAGCCGATCATGTTCTTTTTCAAGCCGGGGCAATTCGTCACCCTGGAGCTGGAAATCGAAGGCCAGCCGATCATGCGCTCCTACACCATCTCCAGTTCGCCGTCGGTGCCCTACAGCTTCTCGGTCACCATCAAGCGCGTGCCGGGGGGCAAGGTCTCCAACTGGTTGCACGATACCCTGCATGAAGGCCAGGAGCTGGCGGTGCACGGGCCGGTGGGGTTGTTCAACGCCATCGATTTCCCGAGCCCGAAAGTCCTGTACCTGAGCGGTGGCGTGGGAATCACGCCGTGCATGTCCATGGCTCGCTGGTTCTACGACACCAACGCCAATGTCGACATGACCTTCATCCACAGCGCCCGGTCGCCCAAGGACATCATCTACCACCGCGAGCTGGAACACATGGCGTCGCGGATCGACAACTTCAGCCTGCACCTGATCTGTGAAAAGCATGGCCTGGGCGAGCCTTGGGCCGGGTATCGCGGTTACCTGAACCACAAGATGCTGGAATTGATGGTGCCCGACTTCCTCGAGCGCGAAGTGTTCTGTTGCGGCCCGACCCCGTACATGACCGCGGTCAAGCGCCTGCTGGAAGCGGCTGGCTACGACATGAAGCGTTACCACGAGGAATCCTTCGGCGCCACGCCACCGGAAGCCCGTGCCGACGCCGTGGAACAGGCCGAACAGGCGGCCGACGCGCCGGAAGTCGATGCGGCGGACCTGCACCTGGTGGAATTCACTTCCTCTGGCAAGAGCATCCGCGTGGGCCCGGGCGAAACCGTGCACGCCGCCGCCGCCAAGCTCGGCATGATGATCCCCAAGGCCTGCGGCATGGGCATCTGCGGTACCTGCAAGGTGCTGAAGCTGGGCGGGGAAGTGGAGATGGATCACAACGGCGGGATCACCGAGGACGACGAGGCCGAGGGCTACATCCTGTCGTGCTGCAGCGTGCCGAAGGGGGATGTGCGGATCGAATTCTGATGCTGCAGTGAGCCCCCTGTGGCGAGGGAGCTTGCTCGCGCTCGGCTGCGCAGCAGTCGTCATCCGGTAAACACGAGCTACCTGATACACCGCATGGGGCTGCTACGCAGCCCAGCGGGAGCAAGCTCCCTCGCCACAAAAGGCGCCCAAAGCCACCCAGGCTCTGGGTGGTCACTTAAAGGCTCATCACTTCCCGAATATCCGCCGCCAATTCCCGCACCCGCGCTTCTTCGGTGTCCCACGAGCACATGAACCGTGCGCCGCCCTTGCCGATGAAGGTGTAGAAGCGCCAGCCCTTGGCGGTCAGCGCGGCGATGGCCGGTTCCGACAGTTGCAGGAAAACGCCGTTGGCCTGGACCGGGAACATCAGTTCCACGCCGGGAATGTCGTTGACCAGTTCTGCCAGCAATTGGGCGCAGTGGTTGGCGTGGCGGGCGTGTTTGAGCCAGGCGTCGTTTTGCAGCAGGCCGACCCAGGGCGCCGACAGGAAGCGCATTTTCGACGCCAGTTGCCCGGCCTGTTTGCAGCGGTAGTCGAAATCCACGGCCAGGTCATGGTTGAAGAACAGGATCGCCTCGCCCACCGCCATGCCGTTCTTGGTGCCGCCAAAGCACAGCACGTCCACGCCGACCTTCCAGGTCAGGTCCGCCGGGGAGCAGCCGAGGAAGGCGCAGGCGTTGGAAAAGCGCGCGCCGTCCATGTGCAGGTTCAGCCCCAGTTCCTTGCAGGTGACGCTGATGGCGCGGATTTCATCCGGCGTGTAGACGCTGCCGACTTCCGTGGCTTGGGTCAGGGTGACGACCCGAGGCTTGGGGTAGTGGATGTCCTGGCGCTTGAGGGCGATCTCGCGGATCGCCTCGGGGGTCAGCTTGCCGTTTTCAGTACGTGCCAGCAGCAGCTTGGAGCCGTTGGAGAAGAACTCCGGTGCACCGCATTCGTCGGTTTCGACGTGGGCGGTTTCCGAGCAGATCACGCTGTGATAACTCTGGCACAGCGAGGACAGGGCCAGGGAGTTGGCCGCCGTGCCGTTGAACGCGAAGAACACTTCGCAGTCGGTTTCGAACAAGGCCCGGAAATCGTCCGCCGCGCGGTGGGTCCACTCATCGTCGCCGTAGGCACGTTGATGACCCTGGTTGGCTTCTTCCATGGCGGCCCAGGCTTCGGGGCAAATGCCGGAATAGTTGTCGCTGGCAAACTGTTGACTCTTGTCGGTCATGGCCTTGCTCCTGAATAGAGAGTCCTGGATAAAGAGATCCCTGGCGGAATGCCCGGATGGGGCGTTCCCTGGTTCGGCGTGTTTGGGTCCACAGCGCCGTGGTCGATACTGGTGCGCACTTTACCCAAGATTAGTGGGGGAACACACCGGATGTTTCTGTCGGAAAGTATCAATCTCGTCGCGCGGCTTTATACATGAGCCGGCGTGACGGGGCCCTGGACCTGCTCAAGTGGTTGGCTCTTTTGTCGATGGTCCTCGATCATCTGCGATATGTCGGTTTTTCCGTCGATTGGCTCTATGTGCCGGGACGCTTGGCATTCCCGTGGTTCTGCCTGGCGATGGCGGCGAATCTGGCGCGCAGGGGTGCCAGCGCCGCTCCATGGCGGTACCTGGGCTGGCTGCTGCTATTCAGTGCCGTCAGCGAAATCCCCTACCGCTTGTTCATTCCTGATCCCACCACCCTGAATGTGATGCCAACCCTGGTGCTGGGATTGTTGGTGGCGCGCTGTTGGCAAACGCCCACCCTGGAGGCGCGATGCCTGGCGGTGATGGCGTTGCTGTTGGCGGCGCTGTTTTCGTCGCAGTTGATGTTCGGTTTCTTCGGTGTGCTGCTGCCGCTGGCGATGTTGCTGGTATTCAAGCGTCCCTTGTACATGGCGCTGTTGCCGGGGCTGGTCTGCGTGGCGGCCAACCAATGGCGAGTATTGTATGGCGCGGCGTGGTTGGGAGATGGGGTGGCGTTGTGGGGGCTGGTGGCTTGCCTGATCGCGCCATGGCTTGGGCAGGTGCTTTTGCGACATGCCGGTCGTTTTCATCCACCGGCGATGCGGCGCTGGGCCTATGGCCTTTATCCAGCGCATTTCCTGCTATTGCTCGCGGTTCGCCAGGTCGCTGCTTAACCCTGCGGGAACTGTATTTTGGGAACAGGCCTGTGGGAGCAAGGCTTGCCCGCGATGAAAGCGCCGCGGTCTCCCATGGATCGCGGCGCCTGGATCGCGAGCAAGCTTTGCTCCCACAGTGCTATCGCGCAGGCCTTGCTCTCCGACTCTTTGATCCCATGTCGTAAACGCACCTTTGCGTGGCGTCCATAGGCATTTGACATGCCTGCGCCAGCCATACCATCGCATCCAAAGGGCACGACCGAATGGTCCGTGCCTCACCGAGACGAAAGGCGCACCGCCGCCGCTGGGAGAGACGCGATGTTCAGCAAACAAGACCAAATTCAAGGCTACGATGATGCGCTGCTGGCGGCTATGAACGCCGAAGAGCAACGTCAGGAAGATCACATCGAGCTGATCGCGTCGGAGAACTACACCAGCAAGCGCGTGATGGAGGCCCAGGGCAGCGGCCTGACCAACAAGTACGCCGAAGGCTATCCGGGCAAGCGCTACTACGGTGGCTGCGAGCACGTCGACAAAGTCGAAGCCCTGGCCATCGAGCGCGCCAAGCAGTTGTTCGGTGCCGATTACGCCAACGTCCAGCCGCACTCCGGGTCTTCGGCCAACAGCGCCGTGTACCTGGCCCTGCTACAAGCCGGCGACACCATCCTGGGCATGAGCCTGGCCCATGGCGGTCACCTGACCCACGGTGCCAAGGTGTCGTCCTCGGGCAAGCTCTACAACGCGGTGCAATACGGCATCGACACCACCACCGGCCTGATCGACTACGACGAAGTCGAGCGCCTGGCGGTCGAGCACAAGCCGAAAATGATCGTGGCCGGTTTCTCCGCTTACTCCAAGACCCTGGATTTCCCACGTTTCCGTCAGATCGCCGACAAGGTCGGTGCCCTGCTGTTCGTCGACATGGCCCACGTGGCTGGCCTGGTTGCCGCCGGTCTGTACCCGAACCCGCTGCCGTACGCCGACGTGGTCACCACCACCACCCACAAGACCCTGCGCGGTCCGCGTGGTGGCCTGATCCTGGCCAAGGCCAACGAAGAAATCGAGAAGAAGCTCAACGCCGCGGTATTCCCCGGCGCCCAGGGCGGCCCGTTGATGCACGTGATCGCCGGCAAGGCGGTGTGCTTCAAGGAAGCGGCGGAGCCTGGCTTCAAGGCTTATCAGCAGCAAGTGATCGATAACGCCCAGGCCATGGCTGGCGTGTTCATCAAGCGCGGCTACGATGTAGTGTCCGGTGGTACCGATAACCACCTGTTCCTGGTCAGCCTGATCCGTCAGGGCCTGACCGGCAAGGATGCCGATGCTGCCCTGGGCCGCGCCCATATCACCGTCAACAAGAACGCCGTGCCGAACGACCCGCAATCGCCATTCGTGACGTCGGGCCTGCGCATCGGCACCCCGGCGGTGACCACCCGTGGCTTCAAGGTTACCCAGTGCGTCACGCTGGCCGGCTGGATCTGCGACATTCTCGACAACCTCGGCGATGCCGATGTCGAGGCCAATGTCGCACAGCAAGTGGCGGCCCTGTGCGCGGACTTCCCGGTTTATCGCTGAGTCGGTTTTGGAGTAATGACTATGCAACGCTATTCGGGCTTCGGCCTCTTCAAACACTCACTCAGCCATCACGAAAACTGGCAGCGGATGTGGCGCACGCCGACCCCGAAAAAGGTCTACGACGTGGTCATCGTCGGCGGTGGCGGGCATGGTCTGGCGACCGCCTACTACCTGGCCAAGGAACACGGCATCACCAACGTGGCGGTGGTCGAGAAGGGCTGGTTGGGCGGCGGTAACACCGCGCGCAACACCACCATCGTGCGCTCCAACTACTTGTGGGACGAATCGGCCCACCTGTACGAACACGCGATGAAACTCTGGGAAGGCCTGTCCCAGGACCTGAACTACAACGTGATGTTCTCCCAGCGTGGCGTCTACAACCTGTGCCACACCCTGCAGGACATCCGTGATTCCGAGCGTCGCGTCAGCGCCAACCGCCTCAACGGCGTGGATGGCGAGCTGCTCAACGCCAAGCAAGTGGCCGACGAGATCCCGTACCTGGATTGCTCGAAAAACACCCGCTACCCGGTGATGGGCGCCACCGTCCAGCGTCGCGGCGGCGTGGCCCGTCACGATGCCGTGGCCTGGGGCTTTGCCCGGGCGGCGGACGCGTTGGGCGTGGACTTGATCCAGCAGACCGAAGTGATCGGTTTCCGCAAGGAAAACGGCGTGTGCATCGGCGTGGAAACCAACAAGGGCTTCATCGGCGCCAAGCGCGTCGGCGTGGTGACCGCCGGTAACTCCGGGCACATGGCCAAGCTCGCGGGCTTCCGCCTGCCGATCGAATCCCATCCGCTGCAAGCGTTGGTGTCCGAGCCGATCAAGCCGATCATCGACAGCGTGATCATGTCCAACGCCGTGCACGGCTACATCAGCCAGTCCGACAAGGGCGACCTGGTGATCGGTGCCGGTATCGACGGCTACAACGGCTACGGCCAGCGTGGCTCGTACCCGGTGATCGAGCACACGGTCCAGGCCATCGTCGAGATGTTCCCGGTGTTGTCCCGCGTACGCATGAACCGCCAGTGGGGCGGTATCGTCGACACCACGCCAGATGCCTGCCCGATCATCTCCAAGACCCCGGTGCCGAACATGTTCTTCAACTGCGGTTGGGGCACCGGCGGCTTCAAGGCCACTCCGGGTTCAGGCAACGTCTTCGCTGCAAGCCTGGCCAAGGGTGAAATGCACCCGCTGGCCGCGCCGTTTTCCATCGACCGTTTCCACAACGGCGCACTGATCGACGAACACGGCGCTGCTGCCGTCGCCCACTAACAGGAGAAATCCCTATGTTGCACATCTTCTGTCCTCACTGCGGCGAACTGCGCTCCGAAGAGGAATTCCACGCATCCGGCCAGGCGCATATCCCGCGTCCGCTGGATCCGAACACCTGCACCGACGAGGAGTGGGGCGACTACATGTTCTTCCGTGACAACCCGCGCGGGTTGCACCATGAACTGTGGGACCACGTTGCCGGTTGCCGCCAGTACTTCAACGTGACCCGTGACACCGTGACCTACGAGATTCTCGAAACCTACAAGATCGGCCAAAAGCCGCAGTTCACCGACAAGGCTGACAGTCCGAAAGCGGCTGCACAGGCTCTGGGAGAGAAGGTATGAGCCAGATCAATCGCCTGTCCAACGGCGGACGGATCGACCGCAACAAAGTGCTGAGCTTCACCTTCAACGGCCAGACCTACAAAGGTTTCGAGGGCGATTCCCTGGCCGCTGCGCTGCTGGCCAACGGTGTCGACATCATCGGTCGCAGCTTCAAGTATTCCCGCCCGCGCGGCATCTTCGCCGCCGGTGCCGAAGAGCCGAACGCGGTGCTGCAGATCGGTGCCACCGAAGCCACGCAGATCCCTAACGTGCGCGCCACGCAACAGGCGCTGTACCAAGGTTTGGTCGCCACCAGCACCAACGGCTGGCCGAACGTGAACAACGACATGATGGGGATTCTCGGCAAGGTCGGCGGCAAGCTGATGCCGCCGGGTTTCTACTACAAAACCTTCATGTACCCGCAATCGTTCTGGATGACCTACGAGAAGTACATCCGCAAGGCCGCCGGCCTGGGCCGCTCGCCGACCGAGAACGATCCGGACACCTACGACTACATGAACCGTCACTGCGACGTGTTGATCGTCGGTGCTGGCCCTGCTGGTTTGGCCGCCGCACTGGCCGCGGCCCGCAGCGGTGCGCGCGTCATCCTGGCCGATGAGCAGGAAGAGTTCGGCGGCAGCCTGCTCGACTCCCGCGAGAGCCTGGACGGCAAGCCAGCGACCGAATGGGTAGCCTCTGTTGTCGCTGAACTCAAGTCGATGCCCGACGTGGTGCTGCTGCCTCGTGCCACGGTGAACGGTTACCACGACCATAACTTCCTGACCATCCACGAGCGCCTCACCGACCACCTCGGTGACCGCGCACCGATCGGCCAGGTTCGCCAGCGCATCAACCGCGTTCGCGCCAAGCGCGTGGTGCTGGCGACCGGCGCCTGCGAGCGCCCGCTGGTCTACGGCAACAACGACGTGCCGGGCAACATGCTGGCCGGTGCGGTGTCGACCTACGTGCGTCGCTACGGCGTGGCACCGGGCAAGAAACTGGTGCTGAGCACCAACAACGACCACGCCTATCGCGTCGCCCTGGACTGGTTCGACGCCGGTCTGCAAGTGGTGGCCGTGGCCGATGCGCGCAGCAACCCACGTGGCGCGCTGGTGGAAGAAGCCCGCGCCAAGGGCATCCGTATCCTCACCGGCAGCGCCGTGGTCGAGGCTCGTGGCAGCAAGCGTGTCACCGGGGCACGTGTTGCCGCGATCGACGTCCGCGCCCATAAAGTCACCAGCCCAGGCGAATGGCTGGACTGCGACCTGGTAGCCAGCTCCGGCGGCTACAGCCCGGTGGTCCACCTGGCTTCGCACCTGGGCGGCAAGCCGATCTGGCGTGAAGATATCCTCGGTTTCGTACCGGGCGAAGCACCGCAAAAACGTGTCTGCGTCGGCGGTGTGAACGGTGTCTACAGCCTCGGCGACAGCTTGGCCGACGGTTTCGAAGGCGGCGTGCGCGCGGCCAGCGAAGCCGGCTTCAAAGCGGTGGAGGGCGTATTGCCCAAAGCCCTGAGCCGTCATGAAGAGCCGACCCTGGCGCTGTTCCAGGTGCCTCACGAAAAATCCACCGCACGGGCGCCGAAGCAATTCGTCGACCTGCAGAACGACGTCACTGCCGCCGCCATCGAACTCGCCACCCGCGAAGGCTTCGAGTCGGTGGAACACGTCAAGCGCTACACCGCACTGGGCTTCGGTACCGACCAGGGCAAACTGGGCAACGTCAACGGCCTGGCCATCGCGGCCCGTTCGCTGAACGTGAGCATCCCGCAGATGGGCACCACCATGTTCCGTCCGAACTACACGCCGGTGACTTTCGGCGCGGTGGCTGGCCGGCACTGTGGGCACATCTTCGAGCCGGTGCGCTTCACCGCGCTGCATGCCTGGCATGTCAAGAATGGCGCTGAGTTCGAAGACGTCGGCCAATGGAAACGCCCTTGGTACTTCCCGAAGAACGGCGAAGACATGCACGCCGCGGTCAAGCGCGAATGCAAGGCGGTGCGTGACAGCGTCGGCCTGCTCGATGCCTCGACCCTGGGCAAGATCGACATCCAGGGCCCGGATGCCCGCGAGTTCCTCAACCGCGTCTACACCAACGCCTGGACCAAGCTCGACGTGGGCAAGGCCCGCTACGGCCTGATGTGCAAGGAAGACGGCATGGTCTTCGACGACGGCGTAACGGCCTGTCTGGCGGACAACCACTTCCTGATGACCACCACCACGGGCGGCGCGGCGCGCGTGCTGCAATGGCTGGAGATCTATCACCAGACCGAATGGCCGGACCTGAAGGTGTACTTCACCTCGGTCACCGACCACTGGGCGACGATGACCCTGTCGGGCCCCAACAGCCGCAAGCTGCTGAGCGAAGTCACCGACATCGACCTGGACAAGGACGCGTTCCCGTTCATGACCTGGAAGGAAGGCCTGGTGGGTGGCGTGCCGGCACGGGTGTTCCGGATCTCGTTCACCGGTGAACTGTCGTACGAAATCAACGTACAGGCCGACTACGCCATGGGCGTGCTCGAGCAGATCGTCGAGGCCGGGAAGAAATACAACCTGACCCCGTATGGCACCGAGACCATGCACGTACTGCGGGCCGAGAAGGGCTTCATCATCGTCGGCCAGGACACTGATAGCTCGATGACGCCGGACGACCTGAACATGGGCTGGTGTGTAGGCCGGACCAAACCGTTCTCGTGGATCGGCTGGCGTGGCATGAATCGCGAAGATTGCGTGCGTGAAGACCGCAAGCAACTGGTGGGTCTCAAGCCGATCGACCCGAATGTCTGGCTGCCGGAAGGTGCGCAACTGGTGTTCAACACCAAGCAGGCGATCCCGATGACCATGGTGGGTCACGTGACCTCCAGCTACGCCCACAACTCCCTGGGTTATTCATTTGCCATGGGTGTGGTCAAGGGCGGCCTCAAGCGGATGGGCGAGCGAGTGTTCGCGCCATTGGCTGATGGCAGCGTGATCGAGGCAGAGATCGTTTCTTCGGTGTTCTTCGATCCGAAGGGGGATCGGCAGAATATCTAACATTCAAGCCCTGCGGTGGGGGCGTGTGGGAGCAAAGCTTGCTCGCGATGTAGGCGACACGGTAGCCATCAGACCGAGTTATCGTTCATCGCGGGCAAGCCTTGCTCCCACAGCGCCACGCACCGGCAGGTCGAGCAAGCATTCAGACAGGTGCTCCATATGACCGCAGTCAACGTGTACCAACAACGCCCAACCACCGGGGCCAAGGCCGAGTCGTCGCTGCACCATGCCGACCTCGCCAGCCTGGTGGGCAAGGGTCGCAAGAACGCCGGTGTGACCGTGCGCGAGAAAAAACTCCTGGGCCACCTGACCCTCCGTGGCGATGGCCATGACCCGGCGTTCGCCGCGGGCGTGCACAAGGCCCTGGGCCTGGAATTGCCAGGCGCCCTGGCCGTCATCGTCAAGGGTGAAACCAGCCTGCAATGGCTCGGCCCGGATGAATGGCTGCTGGTGGTGCCCACTGGCGAAGAGTTCGCCGCCGAGCAGAAACTGCGTGAAGCCCTGGGCGACCTGCACATCCAGATCGTCAACGTCAGCGGCGGTCAGCAGCTGCTCGAGCTGTCCGGCCCGAACGTGCGCGACGTGCTGATGAAATCCACCAGCTACGATGTACACCCAAGCAACTTCCCGGTGGGCAAGGCCGTGGGTACGGTGTTCGCCAAGTCGCAACTGGTGATCCGCCACACGGGCGAAGACACCTGGGAGCTGGTGATTCGCCGCAGCTTCTCCGATTACTGGTGGCTGTGGTTGCAGGATGCCGCGGCTGAGTATGGGTTGAGCGTGCAGGCCTGATTGATGGCCTTGGAATGCTTTTGTGGCGAGGGAGCTTGCTCCCGCTGGGTTGCGAAGCAGCCCCCAGTATCAGGCGACTGCTGCGCAGTCGAGCGGGAGCAAGCTCCCTCGCCACAGGGTTCTTTGTCGCCCAGTTAATTTGAACAGGAGTCACCGCAATGAGCCGCGCCCCGGATACATGGATCTTGACTGCCGACTGCCCCAGCGTGCTCGGCACCGTGGACGCGGTGACCCGCTTTCTGTTCGAGCAGGGCTGCTATGTCACCGAGCAC of Pseudomonas fluorescens contains these proteins:
- a CDS encoding sarcosine oxidase subunit alpha, producing the protein MSQINRLSNGGRIDRNKVLSFTFNGQTYKGFEGDSLAAALLANGVDIIGRSFKYSRPRGIFAAGAEEPNAVLQIGATEATQIPNVRATQQALYQGLVATSTNGWPNVNNDMMGILGKVGGKLMPPGFYYKTFMYPQSFWMTYEKYIRKAAGLGRSPTENDPDTYDYMNRHCDVLIVGAGPAGLAAALAAARSGARVILADEQEEFGGSLLDSRESLDGKPATEWVASVVAELKSMPDVVLLPRATVNGYHDHNFLTIHERLTDHLGDRAPIGQVRQRINRVRAKRVVLATGACERPLVYGNNDVPGNMLAGAVSTYVRRYGVAPGKKLVLSTNNDHAYRVALDWFDAGLQVVAVADARSNPRGALVEEARAKGIRILTGSAVVEARGSKRVTGARVAAIDVRAHKVTSPGEWLDCDLVASSGGYSPVVHLASHLGGKPIWREDILGFVPGEAPQKRVCVGGVNGVYSLGDSLADGFEGGVRAASEAGFKAVEGVLPKALSRHEEPTLALFQVPHEKSTARAPKQFVDLQNDVTAAAIELATREGFESVEHVKRYTALGFGTDQGKLGNVNGLAIAARSLNVSIPQMGTTMFRPNYTPVTFGAVAGRHCGHIFEPVRFTALHAWHVKNGAEFEDVGQWKRPWYFPKNGEDMHAAVKRECKAVRDSVGLLDASTLGKIDIQGPDAREFLNRVYTNAWTKLDVGKARYGLMCKEDGMVFDDGVTACLADNHFLMTTTTGGAARVLQWLEIYHQTEWPDLKVYFTSVTDHWATMTLSGPNSRKLLSEVTDIDLDKDAFPFMTWKEGLVGGVPARVFRISFTGELSYEINVQADYAMGVLEQIVEAGKKYNLTPYGTETMHVLRAEKGFIIVGQDTDSSMTPDDLNMGWCVGRTKPFSWIGWRGMNREDCVREDRKQLVGLKPIDPNVWLPEGAQLVFNTKQAIPMTMVGHVTSSYAHNSLGYSFAMGVVKGGLKRMGERVFAPLADGSVIEAEIVSSVFFDPKGDRQNI
- a CDS encoding sarcosine oxidase subunit gamma yields the protein MTAVNVYQQRPTTGAKAESSLHHADLASLVGKGRKNAGVTVREKKLLGHLTLRGDGHDPAFAAGVHKALGLELPGALAVIVKGETSLQWLGPDEWLLVVPTGEEFAAEQKLREALGDLHIQIVNVSGGQQLLELSGPNVRDVLMKSTSYDVHPSNFPVGKAVGTVFAKSQLVIRHTGEDTWELVIRRSFSDYWWLWLQDAAAEYGLSVQA
- a CDS encoding sarcosine oxidase subunit beta, yielding MQRYSGFGLFKHSLSHHENWQRMWRTPTPKKVYDVVIVGGGGHGLATAYYLAKEHGITNVAVVEKGWLGGGNTARNTTIVRSNYLWDESAHLYEHAMKLWEGLSQDLNYNVMFSQRGVYNLCHTLQDIRDSERRVSANRLNGVDGELLNAKQVADEIPYLDCSKNTRYPVMGATVQRRGGVARHDAVAWGFARAADALGVDLIQQTEVIGFRKENGVCIGVETNKGFIGAKRVGVVTAGNSGHMAKLAGFRLPIESHPLQALVSEPIKPIIDSVIMSNAVHGYISQSDKGDLVIGAGIDGYNGYGQRGSYPVIEHTVQAIVEMFPVLSRVRMNRQWGGIVDTTPDACPIISKTPVPNMFFNCGWGTGGFKATPGSGNVFAASLAKGEMHPLAAPFSIDRFHNGALIDEHGAAAVAH
- a CDS encoding sarcosine oxidase subunit delta; the encoded protein is MLHIFCPHCGELRSEEEFHASGQAHIPRPLDPNTCTDEEWGDYMFFRDNPRGLHHELWDHVAGCRQYFNVTRDTVTYEILETYKIGQKPQFTDKADSPKAAAQALGEKV